The Sulfurospirillum deleyianum DSM 6946 nucleotide sequence AAGCCAGACCTTGAACCAAGCCTTTTTCTCGTAGATTAAAAGGGGGATTGGGACTTGCGTAAACAGCGATGGTAGGAGCTGCGAAACTTGTACTGTAGAGTCCAAAACATAAACATAACGCCATTAAAACTCTTAAATGCATTTTACGTCCTTACACACTCTTTTTTGGTTTTCTCTAAAAAGGCTTATGGTAACGAAAACTTAAAAACAAAAGTTAATTGACTTTATCAACTATAACACAACCAGACTTATGCAAAACTCAAAAAAGGTAGGAGATGCAAAAAAGCTTACTTATCCCCTCTTTTGGTCACAAAATACAAATACAAAAGATTACACATAGCGCCACTGCTTAGCATCATCGCCATAACAACAATTTGGTAACGCACCGCAATAAGCGGATCAATACCTGAGAGAATTTGCCCTGTCATCATCCCCGGCAAAGAGACAAAACCCACGGCTAAAAAAGTGTTGATTTGAGGCATCATCGAAGCTTTAAAAGCAATGCCACGTGCTTTTTCCATTTCGCACTGTTCACGCTCTTTTTCATAACGCTCAGCGCACAAAGAGATGGCATTCATCGCATTAGCATAAATCATCCCTGCTAGAGGAATAACAAAACGAGCTTCCAAAAGCGTTTCACGCTCTAACACCATCACCAAAACCCATCCTAAGTTGAGTGTTCCAGAAAATGTAATACACGCTAAAATAACCAGATACGTTTTAATGTCTTTATGGCGAATATTGCGTCTTGCAATCAACGAAGCACTGACCACCATGACCACTACAACCAACACTAAAAAAAAAGTGGATTGGGTGGTAAAAAGAGAAGTAAGTACATACCCTATAGCAATGAGTTGAACACTCATCCGCACTGTTGCTAGTAAAATTTCGCTCTTCTTCCCCACCCACCGATAGTAAAAAAAAGCAACAACGCTTAGAGGAAGTAGCATATAAAGAAGATTGATAAGTGCAATGGTTTGCATAAGATGTTCCTTATGAACATTTTGAGAGAGTATCCTCAAGACACCCTCTCATACGTTTATATCTATTTTTGATTCATTTTAATAGCAGCGGCGATGGCGGCAACTTTGGCATATTTTTCTTCATCTTCTTCAAGATGAGAAATCGCCTCCATTGTAAAGGTAGGTAGTTTTTTATCCAAATAGGTTGTATTGAAAATTCCCTCTTTAAAATCCTCATCACGAACAATTTCACGATGTAAAGGAATATTGGTAGGGATCCCTGCTACAATAAATTCATCCAATGCCCGTCGTGATTTTCGAACCACGCTATCCCAATCCAACCCTGAAACAATCATTTTTCCAATCATTGAGTCATAATTGGTTGGCACCACATAATCTTTAAACCCAATAGAGTCCATTCTCACCCCTGGCCCACCGGGTGAAAGATAGGTTGTAATGCGCCCTGATGAAGGAATAAATCCATTTTTTGGGTCTTCTGCATTGATACGAAACTCTATCGCATAGCCTCTAAATTTAATATCTTCTTGCATAAACGGCAATTTATTGCCTTCTGCGATACGAATCATACGGTAAATAATATCAACGCCCGAAATCGCTTCTGTAATCGTATGCTCGACTTGAACACGGGTATTCATCTCAATAAAGTAAAAATTATCTTCTTCATCGACCAAATACTCAACCGTTCCCACGCTCTCATACCCTAGCTTAATCATCGCTTTTTTAGACGTTCGAAGTAACTCTTTTCGAACCGTATCATTTAAACGAGGACTCGGCGCAATTTCAACAACTTTTTGATGTTTTCTCTGAATCGAACAATCACGCTCACCTAAGTGAATGACGTTGCCATACTTATCCGCAACAATTTGCACTTCAATGTGACGAGGGTTGGAGAGGTATTTTTCAATAAACGCATCTCCTCTTCCAAAAAAGCGTTCTGCTTCTTTTGTAGCCGCTTCAAACATCGCCACAAACTCTTCTTCTTTTTTAACGATACGCATTCCCTTACCGCCACCGCCAAAGGCTGCTTTGATAATCACAGGAAAGCCTATCTCTTTTGCGATTTTTATCGCTTCATTGATATCGGTAATAGGGGTATCTGTTCCTTCAATTACAGGAACACCAACAGCTTTCATAGCAACTTTAGATGCCATTTTGTCCCCAAAAAGAGCAATATGCTCAGGTTTTGGTCCAATGAAAATAATGCCATTGTCAATACAGTGTTGTGCGAAATCTGGATTTTCCGATAAAAATCCATACCCAGGATGAATAGCATCCGCACCTACTTTTTTGGCAATTTCAACAATGTTTTTATAGTCAAGATAAACCCGAATCGGATCACCCTCTAATAAAACACTCTCATCAGCTTTTCGTACCCAAACGCCCCTCGCGTCAATAGTCGAAAAAATAGAGACACTTTTGATGTCCAACTCTTTACAAGAACGAATAATTCTCAGTGCAATCTCACCACGATTTGCAATCAGAACTTTGGTAATCTTCTTTACCTGCATATGTGTCTCTCCACCTCAAAAAATAGGCACAAATTATAACACTAAAAGATAAAATTACCTCTGCTTATACAAAAAGTTGATTACGCACCTGACATCCAATCCTCTCTTTTCACACTCTCATCAATTTCTCGTCCCATACGCTGATGCAACGCCCAATAATAATTCACAAACGAAGCGACTGTTGCATCGTGGGGAACATAAACGCCCTCTTTTTTACATGTAAAGCGCTCCAAGAAGAGTTTGGCATCTTTTTTAGCCAAATAATGCTCCGCCAAAGCACTGTAGGTTTGAAGGTACCACGCTTTTAGCGCCTCATAGGCTTCTAAGTGAATCTCAAGTTTTTTGCCATCAAAACGCAACACACCACTTTCAAAAAGCCCACTGAGATGGATTAAGCCTTCGCAATAATAAGGCTCCACTTCACCCGTTTTCATCCACCCAATTAAGCCCACCGCACGCTTGATGGTATCTCGCAACAATGGCTCTTTCAGTGCTTCTTCTTCCTCCATAAAAAAGGCAACCAAACCACCTGTGGTCGCTTTAAACTCCTCAATGTTTTTAAAAACGCCGCTTTGATTCATCACGCTCTCCGTGTCACTATCCATCCATAAAATGTGCCCAAACTCATGCCCAATGGTACTCACCTCATAGACCTGATGCCACAAAGAGGGCTGGTGAAACACCACTTCTCGCTCTGCGTCCATAAAGGCTTTGCCAAAAACATCGTGGTGAATTTTTAAAAAGGGTTTGGCACGCAAGGAGTCTAAAATGTTATCGGCAAAGGCAAAAATTTTCTTGCCACACTCTTTCGTCACCGTTTCATCGTTGGGAACGACTTGTGCGGAGAAAAGCCCGTTAAACTCAGCCGCGTAAAAGAGTGCAGGACGCCCGATGTAGAGCTGAACACGCTTAAGATTTAAGAGCACATTCTCTTTTACATGTAAAGATGTGTGAGCACTCTTTTCAAAGACTGCCTTAAACATCTTTTCAATGCGCTCTAAAGTTTGCTCAGCACTTTTCATCAAAGGATTACTTAAGCGTACATCCCACTCTAAGGCAACTGCTTTTTTGTAGTGGTCTTCGTAATATTCTAAAGGATGTCCCACTTGAATAGGTGAGGTAATTGCCATCCATGTTCTATCGACCTGCGCCCATTTGCCAATGAGTTTAGCCCTATCTTCTTCCACAAACGCTTCTTTAATCGCATTAAAGTAGGCAATGTACGCCTCTTTTTGCCCAAAATTCTCATCTTCTAAATAACTCAAATCCGCCACCAACGCCTCTAGCGCATTCTTTACATGTAAAACGTGTGAGGGGAAAGCTAAGGCATAGGCTTTGGCTTCGTAACCACCTTGTACCTTCTCTAAAACCGAGTACGAGCGATCCCCCACTTTGCCGGAGGGCTCTACATCTAAAAGCCCTTTGTCCTGCAACATCGCCATGATTTTGGATTCATCGTGGTCGTACTCTAACTCCAAAAGCGGGTTAATAGTGTTGATGATATGCTCCGTCCATGCACTCTGCCAAACACTTAACGCCACACCCACCTCATGTACGCCTCCTAGTATTCGGCGATAAAAGGGACTTAGCAGTTGCTCTGCTTCGATTTGCGACAACAAACGCTCATGCTCTTTGAGGTAAAACTCACTTACCCAAAGGTAGGCTTTCTCTTTTGCTTCAGTGATAAACAGCGCATCTTTGCCCTCTTTTTCTAAGGCTTGTACCATCTGCTCATCTCGTAGACTAATCAGTCGTGTCAAAATCGCCACACGGTTTTCTTTGATCAACGAAAGCTCAATTTCCTCCAAAAACGCATCAATAAACGCTTCAATTTTTGTATCATAACTTTTTGATTCCACAATGCTAAAGTACTCCCCCAACGCTTTTTGGCGCTCTTCTAAAAGAGAGTAGAGTCGTTTTAAATCATCTTCAAAGGCTTTCTTCATGATTCATTCCATTCGTTTTTTAAGTATAATTTTATCTGCTTTTATATCAAGCATGCCTTTAGTCCCTAGACTAAGCCTTAAACGTCAACCATTTTTTTTTAAAGAGTCATACCATGCAAAATAGTCGTTATGAAGCCATTAACACTTATCTAAACAAAGGCACTATCGAAGCCTATCTTGCGGATGCCAAAGAGAAGCAACTCCCGTTTTGTATCGCAAAATTTGGTTTTGAGGTCGATTTGGAAGATGGTTTTTTCTTTAAAAATCTTATTTTTTTCATGCAAACGCATCTGGAATTTCTTCCCATTATCCATCATGGTAACGACACTTTTCTCATTCTTTTCCGCAATGTCAAGCTCCACGATGCAAAAAAACGCCTTAAAAACCTTGAACATATCATAAAAATAGAGTTTAAACGAGAAATTAAAAGTATAGGACTCACCCTTTTTGACCCACAAGAGAGCTACAAAACCCTTTTTGAGCGTCTGGAAAAATACTACGTGCTTTCAAAACTAAGCAGACGCAAAAAAATCTTTTTTGGCACGGCTGATTTTGATTTGTACGAAACCATCAACCCAAATCTTCTCTTAGGTGCCATCTTTAAAAGAGAGAATAAAATCACCCTGAACAATCTTTACAACGGTATTCCCATTCAAGAAGAAGCCGTGGTGGCAAAATTTGAAGAAGGCGTGATACAGCTCAAAGTGGCGTCGCCTAAAATTTCTTTTTATATCAATGAATCCTTTACATTTTTACAACACGATAAAATTCCGCATATCCTCAAAGCAAAAATCATCAAAGTTGACCCTATCAAATCTTTGCTCGTCTTAAACCATATTGAACTCCTAGAGCACTCCGCTTTAGATCGTTTGGATATTCGTATTGCACCGACTAAAACCATTCATGCCACACTTTCTCATCAAAAAATCAAGTGTTGCGATGGAATCATCAGCAATCTCTCAGAGAGTTCACTGGTCTTACATGTAAAGATAAATGACATTGAGAAAATAGTTCAAAAAGGATGGAGTGAACACGCTTTTGAGATTGCCTTTCAGTTGCCAACTACCAAAGGATTTTTAACACCTATTAGCGCCAAAGTGACTATTTTTAACATCGTCAATGAGTCCATTGTGCTCTCTTTACAACCCAATGTTTTTATGAAATCTAAACTAAGGCATTACATCGCCTTGCAACAGAACACACTTTTACTTCAACTAAAACAAGAGCTAAAACATCTCATTTAGTAGATTTAAAGTGAACTTATACTACATTTTCTCCCTACAATAAAAAGATTACATGATTATTACATCAAAGGAACTGTATGGAGCTGCAATCCATCAAAGACGTTAAAAATGCTGAGGGCTTTGGAATACAAGACCTCATGAAACTGGTTGGAGCGATAGTGTTTATCCTCCTTGTGATTTGGTATGTGTCAACCCTCTCAAATGAACTCCCCAATAAAAATATCTTAATTGTTGCAGCCATTTTTGGTGGTTATATGGCGATTAACATCGGGGCAAACGATGTCGCCAACAATGTCGGTCCTGCGGTGGGCTCTCAAGCACTGAACATTTTTGGTGCCATTATTATTGCCGCTATTTTTGAGGCAGCGGGTTCTTTAATTGCGGGTGGCGATGTTGTGGGTACGATTAAAAACGGCATTATTGACCCGAACATGATTCAAGACACCAATACCTTCATTTGGCTGATGATGGCAGCCTTGCTCGCAGGTGCTATTTGGCTCAACCTTGCCACCGCTTTTGGCGCACCTGTTTCCACCACTCATGCTATCGTGGGCGGTGTTGCAGGAGCGGGTATTGCCGCTGCAGGTTTTGATGTGGTCAGTTGGGATACAATGGCTGAGATTGTCTTTAGCTGGGTACTTTCACCCTTTTTAGGCGGTCTTGTTGCGGCGGGTTGTTTGTATTTTATTAAGCAAAGTGTTATTTATCAAGACGACATGCAAGCTGCCGCTAAAAAAGTTGTTCCATGGATGATTGCTATTATGACGTGGTCTTTTGGTACGTACATTATCTTAAAAGGGGCAAAACAACTGATTAAAGTCGATTTTATGACGGCTTCGGCGATTAGTTTTGTTCTAGCGCTCATCACCTACTTTGCGGTTAAAGCATCTATCAATAAAACAGATACAACCGACTGTACCCGTGACTCAGTCAATAAATTTTTCAACATTCCACTAATCTTCTCAGCCGCTCTTCTGAGCTTTGCACACGGAGCCAATGATGTTGCCAATGCCGTTGGACCCTTGGCGGGTATTTACGATGCTCTGACCACAGGCGGTATCTCCGCTAAAGCGGGTATCCCTCTTTGGGTGATGCTTCTAGGTGCGGTTGGTATTGTCGTAGGACTTGGTTTGTATGGCCCTAAACTGATTAAAACCGTGGGCAGTGAAATTACCGAGCTTGACCAGATTCGTGCCTTTTGTGTTGCGATGTCAGCAGCACTTACGGTTATCATTGCGTCACAAATGGGTCTGCCTGTTAGTTCCACCCATATTGCAGTCGGTGCGGTCTTTGGCGTAGGCTTCTTGCGTGAATACCTGATGCGTAACCGTGTTAAAGAGACCGAAGAGGATTTTAAACAGCGAAAACTCGATGAAGAGATGTCAAGACTAGAAGAGTACAAACACTCCCTAGAATCTCTTGGAAAACTCAAAAAGGTTGACCCTATTTTGGTTAAAACCTTGATGAGTAAAATTAATGAGGAAAAAGCTATCATTAAAAATATCTACGAAGGGGATTTGGAACTCAGTAAAATTGAGAAAAAAGCGATTAAAGCGGTGCGTAAACATGAACTGGTTAAACGCTCCGCTTTAAAGATGATTTTAGCAGCATGGCTTATTACCGTTCCTGCTTCGGCTTTGCTTTCTGCCATTTTCTACTTTATGATTCGAGGTATGTTACTCTAGTTTTTAAGGCTTAGCCTAGAGCTAAGCCTTATTTTTACCCTCCAGTTTTAACTCAAACTGTTTTTACATGTAAAACACTTTTGTACTTTTTCTGTGACACACTACCCTTAAAGGAAACCCTTATTTTATGTTATTTTCAGATTTAAACCTTAATGCCTCTATTTTAAAAGCCGTTCAAGAAGAAGGCTATACCCATCCTACGCCTGTACAAGAAAAAGCCATTCCTTTTATTTTAGAAGGACGTGACATGCTAGCGGGCGCACAAACGGGTACAGGCAAAACCGCTGGTTTTACACTTCCTCTTTTAGAACTCCTCTTAAAAAAACCACGCAACAAAGCCAAACCTTCTCTTCGTGTGCTTATCTTAACCCCTACACGAGAACTCGCCGCACAAGTGGGAGAGAGTGTGAGAACCTATGGCAAATATTTACCCTTTAAAAGTGCGGTTATTTTTGGAGGGGTGGGCATACATCCTCAAATTCAAACGCTGAAAAATGGCATTGATATTTTAGTGGCAACCCCTGGGCGTTTGCTCGACCACGTCTCACAAGGAACGATTAATCTCAAAGAGATTGATACCTTTGTACTCGATGAAGCCGATAGAATGCTGGATATGGGATTTATCAAAGACATTCGCAAAGTCATTGCCCTGCTTCCTTCCAAACGTCAAAATCTTCTCTTCTCCGCCACCTATTCCGATGAGATAAAAACACTCTGTGCTTCTATCTTAAAAAATCCTGCGGTGGTAGAAGTCGCTCGCCGTAACACCTCAAGTGAACTGGTCAATCAGCGTGTGATTATCGTTGATTGTAAACGTAAAACGGCTCTTTTGGGCAAACTCATTTCGGAGCACAAATGGAAGCAAGTTCTCGTCTTTACCCGCACCAAACACCATGCCAATAAAGTCTCTGAATATCTCAGTAAAATAGGCATTAGCGCATCAGCGATTCATGGGAACAAAAGCCAAAGCGCTCGTACGAAAGCCTTGGCTGATTTTAAAAGTGGTAGCATTAAAGTGTTGGTTGCCACGGACATTGCCGCACGGGGACTGGACATTGACCAACTGCCGCATGTCATTAACCTAGAGTTGCCTAACATTGCCGAAGATTACGTGCACCGCATTGGACGAACAGGACGGGCTGGAAATGAGGGTGAAGCGATTTCCTTAGTCTGCGTGGATGAATTTGACTACTTAAAGGGCATTGAAAAACTAATTAAAAAAACACTAGAGCGTGAAGTCGTGGAAGGCTTTGAGCCAGACCCAACGATTAAAGCAGAACCCATCCAACAAGGAAGAGGCGCTAAACCTCAGGGGCAACCAAAACGAAGAGAGCATGCACCTCGTGAATACGTTGAAAAAAGAAGAGAAAAAAAGCGATGACCATCTTTGTCGATGCCGATGCTTTTCCTAATGTGCTCAAAGAGATTCTGCTTCGCTTTGTCTTAAAGCGAGGCATTTGCACACGTTTTATCGCCAATAAAAAGATTACTATCCCTGATGTTGCGTTTATTTCCATGGAAATTGCCCCACAAGGCGTGGATGAAGCCGACCACTTAATCGCTTTTACATGTAAAGAAAAAGACATTGTCATTACCGCAGATATTCCCCTAGCCGATAGAATTGTTGCCAAAGGAGCGATTGGGCTAGACCCACGTGGGACGATTTACACGATGGAAAATATCAAAGGCTTACTTGCCATGCGAAACCTGATGCAGGAGCTTCGTGATGGTGGCGAAATCACTGGAGGACCTAGTGCCATTGGCGAGAAAGAAAAAAGAGCGTTTGCGGATGCTCTAAACGCTCTTTTGCAAAAATATACCTAATTTACGAAACCGCTCGAATTTCTCTAATCGGTTTAATACCAAAATAATCCCAGAAGTATTTGAGAGATTCTAAATGCATTTCAATGTACGGTGAGTCACTTTGTTTGCCGTAGATAAAAAGCTTCAAGCCTGAGACATCCCCCACAAATTGAAAATGTTCAGGTTTGTAGAGCTCCCCGTAAAACGCAAGACTCTCTTCTCGTTTTTGCGCAAAATTTTCCAAACGCTTCGTGTAAAAATCGCTCTGTAAAACCCCGTTGTAACACACACTTTTGCCTGTGTGTGTGCTAATAGCAGGACAATCCGTATCCACCAAAATATGCTCAAAATAAGGAGTGATGGGGTAAAGCTTACACGCAGGGGTGCGATGCTCATAAATACTGCATTGATTATTTTCATAATACCTACAATGCCCCTTTCCATCGTTTAAAAGCACATACGCCATCAAGCGTTCATTGTCAATGCCAAATAAAATGGGAAAATGGGTATAAACCTGCGCAAAATCCTCTAAAATCAGTGGTGATGCCACAAAACCTTTGGCGCCATTGCAACACGCCCCCTCACAACTTGAACACCCGTTAAAA carries:
- a CDS encoding YaiI/YqxD family protein; this translates as MTIFVDADAFPNVLKEILLRFVLKRGICTRFIANKKITIPDVAFISMEIAPQGVDEADHLIAFTCKEKDIVITADIPLADRIVAKGAIGLDPRGTIYTMENIKGLLAMRNLMQELRDGGEITGGPSAIGEKEKRAFADALNALLQKYT
- a CDS encoding inorganic phosphate transporter is translated as MELQSIKDVKNAEGFGIQDLMKLVGAIVFILLVIWYVSTLSNELPNKNILIVAAIFGGYMAINIGANDVANNVGPAVGSQALNIFGAIIIAAIFEAAGSLIAGGDVVGTIKNGIIDPNMIQDTNTFIWLMMAALLAGAIWLNLATAFGAPVSTTHAIVGGVAGAGIAAAGFDVVSWDTMAEIVFSWVLSPFLGGLVAAGCLYFIKQSVIYQDDMQAAAKKVVPWMIAIMTWSFGTYIILKGAKQLIKVDFMTASAISFVLALITYFAVKASINKTDTTDCTRDSVNKFFNIPLIFSAALLSFAHGANDVANAVGPLAGIYDALTTGGISAKAGIPLWVMLLGAVGIVVGLGLYGPKLIKTVGSEITELDQIRAFCVAMSAALTVIIASQMGLPVSSTHIAVGAVFGVGFLREYLMRNRVKETEEDFKQRKLDEEMSRLEEYKHSLESLGKLKKVDPILVKTLMSKINEEKAIIKNIYEGDLELSKIEKKAIKAVRKHELVKRSALKMILAAWLITVPASALLSAIFYFMIRGMLL
- the ciaB gene encoding invasion protein CiaB, with amino-acid sequence MKKAFEDDLKRLYSLLEERQKALGEYFSIVESKSYDTKIEAFIDAFLEEIELSLIKENRVAILTRLISLRDEQMVQALEKEGKDALFITEAKEKAYLWVSEFYLKEHERLLSQIEAEQLLSPFYRRILGGVHEVGVALSVWQSAWTEHIINTINPLLELEYDHDESKIMAMLQDKGLLDVEPSGKVGDRSYSVLEKVQGGYEAKAYALAFPSHVLHVKNALEALVADLSYLEDENFGQKEAYIAYFNAIKEAFVEEDRAKLIGKWAQVDRTWMAITSPIQVGHPLEYYEDHYKKAVALEWDVRLSNPLMKSAEQTLERIEKMFKAVFEKSAHTSLHVKENVLLNLKRVQLYIGRPALFYAAEFNGLFSAQVVPNDETVTKECGKKIFAFADNILDSLRAKPFLKIHHDVFGKAFMDAEREVVFHQPSLWHQVYEVSTIGHEFGHILWMDSDTESVMNQSGVFKNIEEFKATTGGLVAFFMEEEEALKEPLLRDTIKRAVGLIGWMKTGEVEPYYCEGLIHLSGLFESGVLRFDGKKLEIHLEAYEALKAWYLQTYSALAEHYLAKKDAKLFLERFTCKKEGVYVPHDATVASFVNYYWALHQRMGREIDESVKREDWMSGA
- a CDS encoding DEAD/DEAH box helicase; translated protein: MLFSDLNLNASILKAVQEEGYTHPTPVQEKAIPFILEGRDMLAGAQTGTGKTAGFTLPLLELLLKKPRNKAKPSLRVLILTPTRELAAQVGESVRTYGKYLPFKSAVIFGGVGIHPQIQTLKNGIDILVATPGRLLDHVSQGTINLKEIDTFVLDEADRMLDMGFIKDIRKVIALLPSKRQNLLFSATYSDEIKTLCASILKNPAVVEVARRNTSSELVNQRVIIVDCKRKTALLGKLISEHKWKQVLVFTRTKHHANKVSEYLSKIGISASAIHGNKSQSARTKALADFKSGSIKVLVATDIAARGLDIDQLPHVINLELPNIAEDYVHRIGRTGRAGNEGEAISLVCVDEFDYLKGIEKLIKKTLEREVVEGFEPDPTIKAEPIQQGRGAKPQGQPKRREHAPREYVEKRREKKR
- a CDS encoding YkgJ family cysteine cluster protein, whose product is MRSIGSYVNIKSENFYFNGCSSCEGACCNGAKGFVASPLILEDFAQVYTHFPILFGIDNERLMAYVLLNDGKGHCRYYENNQCSIYEHRTPACKLYPITPYFEHILVDTDCPAISTHTGKSVCYNGVLQSDFYTKRLENFAQKREESLAFYGELYKPEHFQFVGDVSGLKLFIYGKQSDSPYIEMHLESLKYFWDYFGIKPIREIRAVS
- a CDS encoding ABC transporter permease, with the translated sequence MQTIALINLLYMLLPLSVVAFFYYRWVGKKSEILLATVRMSVQLIAIGYVLTSLFTTQSTFFLVLVVVVMVVSASLIARRNIRHKDIKTYLVILACITFSGTLNLGWVLVMVLERETLLEARFVIPLAGMIYANAMNAISLCAERYEKEREQCEMEKARGIAFKASMMPQINTFLAVGFVSLPGMMTGQILSGIDPLIAVRYQIVVMAMMLSSGAMCNLLYLYFVTKRGDK
- a CDS encoding acetyl-CoA carboxylase biotin carboxylase subunit — protein: MQVKKITKVLIANRGEIALRIIRSCKELDIKSVSIFSTIDARGVWVRKADESVLLEGDPIRVYLDYKNIVEIAKKVGADAIHPGYGFLSENPDFAQHCIDNGIIFIGPKPEHIALFGDKMASKVAMKAVGVPVIEGTDTPITDINEAIKIAKEIGFPVIIKAAFGGGGKGMRIVKKEEEFVAMFEAATKEAERFFGRGDAFIEKYLSNPRHIEVQIVADKYGNVIHLGERDCSIQRKHQKVVEIAPSPRLNDTVRKELLRTSKKAMIKLGYESVGTVEYLVDEEDNFYFIEMNTRVQVEHTITEAISGVDIIYRMIRIAEGNKLPFMQEDIKFRGYAIEFRINAEDPKNGFIPSSGRITTYLSPGGPGVRMDSIGFKDYVVPTNYDSMIGKMIVSGLDWDSVVRKSRRALDEFIVAGIPTNIPLHREIVRDEDFKEGIFNTTYLDKKLPTFTMEAISHLEEDEEKYAKVAAIAAAIKMNQK